The Chthonomonadales bacterium genome contains the following window.
TCCCGCGCCGAGCGCGCCGTAGAGCAGTAGCACGTCTCCAGAGCCGGCGGCGGCGCCGACTCGTTCGGCGAGCGCCCGTGTCGCCTCCGCGCTCTCGGTCTGGACGCGAACCATGGGTGAACGTACCCTTTCGTCAGGCGTAGGCAGGCAGGATGGCCGCCGCGTAGAACAGGGCCGAGAGCACGAGAAGCAGCCCGAGCACCGCGAGCGACACGGCGTCGCGACGCGCCGGCCCCGCCGCCCGGCGAAGCCCGGCGGCGCCCAGCAGCGCCAGGGGGAGCATCGCGGGGTAGAGGTAGCGGCCCTGCGCCTGGAAGTACGTCCACGCGAAGGCCGCGAAGGACGTCAGGACGAGCAGCGCCACGCCAGCCAGGAGCGCCGACGCGCGCCGTTGGCTGGTCGCGAACGCTGGCTCGATGGCCGGCCGGCGAACGAGCCACCCGGCGGCGGCGGAGAGGGCGATCAGGGCGCAGAGCAGATAGTAGGGGGGTGGCAGGAAGTCCGGAGCGCCGATCGTCGCCTTGCGGAGCGGGGTGTAGGCCGCCCAGAAGGTGCGCCAACTCCAGTTCGCCACGAGTGCCTCGTACCCCGTGCGCGTCATCGTCGGGCCAGGCACCAGGGAGCCCGACCAGAGGTCCACCCTGAGCGGCGCCTTGCCGATCCAATCGCTCGCCTTCTGCGTGCCCGCGAACTCGGCCGCGAACGAGCGCACCGGCGTGAGCTCGCCGTAAACGCGCAGATTGCGCGCATACCAGGGGCCGGCCAACGCGAGCACGACCAGGGCGGCCTGGGCAGCGCCGACGGCCGCGCGGCTCCGCGATGTGCCTTCACGGGTGGCCAGCCAGAGCGCTGCTGCAGCCATCGGCAGCAGGAGGAAGCCACTGGCCTTGGTGAGCAGGGCCGCGCCGAGCAGCGCGCCAAGCGCGATGCTACGCCGCGTCGTGAGGCCGACGAGCACGATCCGGAGCATGACGGCGAGCGAGGCGGCGAACAGCAACTCGGTCAGCGCGTCGTTGCCCACGCTCGACGTGACTGCCTGGCGCATCGGGACGAGCGCGGCGGCGCCGGCCGCCAGCGCCGCGAGTCCCGGGTCGCCCGGGAACAGGCCGCGGGCGCCGCACCAGATCGCGACGAGCGTCAGTAGCCCGAAGACGATGCCGAGCAGCCGGACCGCGACGGGGCCGAGCGGGTAGACCGACGCCGCCAGTGCGTAGTAGAGCGGCGGCTGGTGCCACTGGTAGGTGGGGAACTCGCGGTCGCCGCGTTGCGGTAGTCGGTGGCCAACTGCCAGCGCCCTCACGTATGCCAGGTGCGCGGGCTCGTCGGGTGCGTTGATGAGGCTCCCGGAACTCAGGACCGGGGTCGTGAGCGCGTGTGCGACGGCGAGCACGGCATACGCGCAGGCGATGGCCGCCATCAGGCCGCGCCAGGCCTGGCGCGTCGGCACGGACCTCGGCGGCAGCGGCGCCATCGGCGGCGATGCCGCTCTGGGTTGGCGCCGGCGGCTCACGAGCCGGCCCCAGCGGCCGGCGTCCGGAACTCCAGCACCACTGCGCCGCGCGACGATGCGCCCGGCACCGGCGTCGCCGCGCCACTCCGCAGCGCATCGCCGAGCAGCCATCGCCATCGCTCCCCGGTTCGCCGATCCGGGCTGTACCACTCCAGCAACAAGGGCAGCAGGTCACCCGTGGCGAGGGCGTTACGCAACCGAACCCGGTCCTCATCGCTCGCAATGACGCCGGCGAACTGCAGGTTCACCAGGGCGTAGTGGTAGCCCCGCGCGAGGAACCATGCAGCCATGTCCGCGCCGCTCGCGAACCTGCCGTAGGGGATGTAGAGCGAGTGCAGCGAGTTGCCCCAGAGGTAGGGGCGGTCGAGGAAGAAGCCGCGTGTCTCCTCGTAGAGCACCACACCCGCGCCCTCCGGCGCGTGCGCGTCGATCCACTCCTCGGCCTCGTAGACGTTCACCTGGCGCGTCAGATAGGCGGTCCGCGCCGGAGGGCTCAGGGCTACGGTGAGGGCCTCCGCGGAGCGCGGCACGATGACGATGGCCGCGATACCGACCTGGAGCGCTGCGGCGGCCGCGGCGGCGCCGAGGAGCCAGCGGCGGGCCGCCGCCGCCCGCGCCAGGCCCTCGGCGGCGACGATCGCCACGAGCGGCAGCCACGGTATCAGGTACCGCGTGTACTGCATGGTGAGCGACCAGAACGTGAGCCAGAGGAGAGCGACGAGCGCGAGCCACCGCGCCGCCGGCGAAGCCCGGCCGAACAGCGGGAGCAGGGGAGGGAGCGCCACGAACAGGAAGCCCAGGTGCGTGAGTGGGCTCGCATCGTTGTAGTTGTGGAACAGCCGGGGCACGCTCACGAGGGCGAACGGCGCCAACAGCAGATTGCGCAGCCGATCGGTGGCCGACGGCCGCTCGTAGGGCTTCTTGACGGCGCCCAGATCGTCGCCGGGCACCGCCAGGCGCGCGTCCAGGCCGAAGGCGCGATGCTCGCCCTCGTAAGCTTCGGCCAGTTCGGCGTTCCAGTTGCGGCCGCCGAACAGGCCATAGTAGAAGGGATAGACCGGGTTGCCCGTGTAGGCGAGCGTCTTCAGGTAGAACGGGCTGCCGACGACGGCGGCGCAGAGCAGGTAGGCGGCGACGGCCGACGCGCGCACCCGCCTGCCGGCCAGAACGAGCGCCAAGAGCGCGGCGGGCACGAGCGCCAGCGTCTTCACGGCGAGCGCGAAGCCCATCAGGATGCCCGCGAGCGCCGCCTGTCTGACGACGCGCTCGCCGGCGGCCTCGAGCGCCGAGAGCGCCGCCAGGAGCACAAAGGCCGCCTCCGCCACGTCGATGTAGGCGATGCCAGACTCCCAGAGCACGATGGGGGCGGAGGCGAAGACGAGCGCGGCGACAAGGCCGCGGCGTGGACCGAGGACGCTTAAGCCCGGCAGCGCGAGCCCGAGCACGCAGAGGCCATAGAAGGCGAAGTGCAACAGGTTGGCCAGCATCGTCCCGTCCAACAACAGCGCGAGCGTGTAGAGCATCTGCGTGGCGAACGGGAAGTTGGACTGGTGCATCGTGGGCAGGAAGTGGATGCGCCCCGCCGCGATGTAGAGCTTTGGGGCCGCCAGGTGGTAGGAAAGGCTGTCCCATTCATGCGCGCCCGGAGGCAGCCAGCAGGCGATCAGCGCCGCCGCCGAGAGGCCGGCCAGGGCCGTGATCGCGGCCATCCGGAGCGCTCGTTCGCGCCGGTCCGCCGCTGGCGCGTCCTCGCGGCGGAACGCGGCCCGCAGATCGCGCCAGGACGCCCCGAAGCCGCTCGCGGACGCGACTGCTAGCGCTCCCAGGGCAACCAGGACGGGTGCCGGGCGCAGCATCCCGAGCAGCCCGATGGCCAGCACGAGGTAGGAGAGCATGCCCAAGCCCAGCGCCGCCGATACTACGAGCCGGCGCCCGGGCCGGGCGGGGGCCGCGCCGAGCGCGTCGATCACGACCCGGCCGGCGCCGCAGGCGAGCATCAGCAGGACGAGAAGACCTATCAGGGCTGTCATAGCGCGCTTAAGTTCGCGCGCAGCGCGGGCTGTGCCTCCTCGAAAGTGACCTCAACACGGCCAACGTAGTGGCCCCACCAGCCGCCCTGAACCACGAGCGTACCGCCGATGCGCTCACCCTCCGGCAGGACCGCGTGGCTGTGACCGCCGACGATCAGGTCGATGCCGAGGTCGGCCGCGGCGATCTCGCGGTCGGCGCGAAGGCCCGCGTGGCTCAGGCAGATGAGCAGGTCACAACTGGGCCGGAGCCGGCGGGCCTCGCGCGCGGCGGCCTCGCCGGGCGGCTCGAACACGCACGCCGACACCTTGCGGGCGAGCATGCGCTCCGTGATCATCGGCACGGTCACGCCGAACACCGCGACTCGCACACCGCCGGTCAGCACGCGCGTGATGCTCGGGACCACCGGCAGCGTGACGGCCGGCCCCGTGGGTCGTGCGTTCGCCGAGAGCACCGGGAAGCGGGCGCGCCGCACCTTGGCATGGAAGCCGGCCTGGGTGAAGTGAAACTCGCGGTTGCCGACGACCATCGCGTCGTAGCCCGCGTCGGACATGCGCTCGAGGATCGGCTCGCCGCCGAGCCGGAACGTGAGGTTGCCGGATGAGACGGCGTCGCCGGCGTCCAGTAGCAGGCCGGCTTCGCCGACCTGGTCGCGCAGCGCCCGCAGCCGCGCGGCCTGGGCCTCGGTCAGATGGCTGTGCAGGTCGTTGGTGTGGAGGATCGTGATGCGCGGAGTCACGGGTGGTTGGCGCGGCGACGCATGAACCAGATCAGGCGCTTGCTCTCGGCGCCATCGGGTCGGTCGGAGGCGCTGTCGGGCGCCAGCAGGCCCTCGGCCTGGGCGTCCGGCCCGGCGGCCCGGCTCGCGCGGAGGCGCTGCCATGCGGCGCGGTCGTCCAGGGTGTGGAACGTCGGGAGCGAGCGGCCGCAGCGCCAGCAAGCGCAGCGATTGGCGAGGTTCTCCGAGCGGCAGTGTGGACAAAGCGCGGTGTTTGAGCTCAACATCCGGGTCCGCCTCTCTCGCCAGGGAGATGCCGGCGACCCATCGGCGGTCACGCCGCGGCCGCTCGGCTCGCGGTCCGTCCGGCCCAGCCGCAGGGCCCGCTCCATCCCGCGTCTACCCGTGTTGACGCGGCACGGCGGTCCATTGTTCCGGCGGCCTCTGGCTTCTACTCTGCTGGCCGGCTCGCCGCGCGCTCGCGGTGGCCCGGTGGCGGAACCCGGGGGCGAGCGCCGAAACCATCAGCGCGTGAAGCCGTCTAACTATGCGAGGTCTGCGTTCGCCGCGGCGCCCGGTAAGGCGCCTCGGCAGACGCCGCCCTTCCGCTGTCGGCGCTACGGTGTCAGCAATCTTCCGTGTCGCTCCGCGTGAGGAGGTGGAGTCGATGCCAGAGCTAACCGAGGCCGTGGTGACCGCGCGTCAGGACGCGGGCTGCTGGGACTACGCAGTCATCACCGTTCACGCGCGGCATACCGAAGCACTGGAAGCATGTCTCAAGGAGCGGGGCCGGGAGGGGTGGGAGCTCGTCTTCATGTACGAGCCCGTCCCGAACGATTTCCGCTGCGTTCTGAAGCGGCCCGCGCGGTGAGAGCGCGGGCTCCGACCGACCTACTACTACTCGCATAGCGTGACGTTCGCCGGCAGCGGGCTTTCGTCGGGGCGGTCCAACGGCCGCCCCGACGGCGCGTCAGCGGGCTACTCGAG
Protein-coding sequences here:
- a CDS encoding glycosyltransferase family 39 protein, with the protein product MPTRQAWRGLMAAIACAYAVLAVAHALTTPVLSSGSLINAPDEPAHLAYVRALAVGHRLPQRGDREFPTYQWHQPPLYYALAASVYPLGPVAVRLLGIVFGLLTLVAIWCGARGLFPGDPGLAALAAGAAALVPMRQAVTSSVGNDALTELLFAASLAVMLRIVLVGLTTRRSIALGALLGAALLTKASGFLLLPMAAAALWLATREGTSRSRAAVGAAQAALVVLALAGPWYARNLRVYGELTPVRSFAAEFAGTQKASDWIGKAPLRVDLWSGSLVPGPTMTRTGYEALVANWSWRTFWAAYTPLRKATIGAPDFLPPPYYLLCALIALSAAAGWLVRRPAIEPAFATSQRRASALLAGVALLVLTSFAAFAWTYFQAQGRYLYPAMLPLALLGAAGLRRAAGPARRDAVSLAVLGLLLVLSALFYAAAILPAYA
- a CDS encoding metallophosphatase — translated: MTPRITILHTNDLHSHLTEAQAARLRALRDQVGEAGLLLDAGDAVSSGNLTFRLGGEPILERMSDAGYDAMVVGNREFHFTQAGFHAKVRRARFPVLSANARPTGPAVTLPVVPSITRVLTGGVRVAVFGVTVPMITERMLARKVSACVFEPPGEAAAREARRLRPSCDLLICLSHAGLRADREIAAADLGIDLIVGGHSHAVLPEGERIGGTLVVQGGWWGHYVGRVEVTFEEAQPALRANLSAL